The following proteins are encoded in a genomic region of Falco peregrinus isolate bFalPer1 unplaced genomic scaffold, bFalPer1.pri scaffold_35, whole genome shotgun sequence:
- the LOC129783360 gene encoding radial spoke head protein 9 homolog — MILYGVTNVSLAHSINGHQWLFAGLSLMEAKKLSSYFHFTEPVNLKNKTLLEKADLDPSTDFLDSLEHDIPQGSWTVQLEKGGTVVVLRSLLRLGLMFYHVPMTEQYGYVCFGTGEKNLDLPFML, encoded by the exons ATGATACTCTATGGTGTGACGAACGTTAGCCTAGCTCACTCTATTAATGGTCATCAATGGCTGTTTGCAGGTCTTTCTTTGATGGAGGCAAAAAAGTTAAGTTCCTATTTCCATTTCACTGAGCCTGTTAACCTGAAGAATAAAACCCTGCTGGAAAAGGCTGACCTCGACCCATCCACTGACTTTCTAGACTCTCTGGAGCATGATATCCCACAAG GCTCCTGGACTGTCCAGCTAGAGAAGGGAGGCACTGTGGTGGTGCTGCGGAGCCTGCTGCGGCTGGGACTGATGTTCTACCATGTCCCAATGACCGAGCAGTACGGCTATGTCTGCTTCGGCACTGGCGAGAAGAACTTGGATCTGCCCTTCATGCTGTGA